Proteins encoded by one window of Filimonas effusa:
- a CDS encoding LemA family protein: MESTTWIILIVSALIFLFIFWAISTYNRLVKARNYRREAWSGITVFLKKRYDLVPNLLEIVRGYAAFEKGVVEQVSVNRSMAMKASAPGEKLPAEQRFSQALGSFFAVAESYPDLKASENFRQLQDDLARLETEIESARRYYNASVRENNILVESFPASVIAGMGKFEKGDYFELENNDHLQVPQVSFNATR, translated from the coding sequence ATGGAAAGCACAACCTGGATAATCCTTATTGTTTCTGCTCTCATTTTCCTGTTCATTTTCTGGGCAATCAGCACTTATAACCGGCTTGTTAAGGCCAGGAATTACAGGCGCGAAGCATGGAGCGGCATCACTGTTTTTTTGAAAAAAAGGTATGATCTGGTGCCCAACCTGCTGGAGATTGTCAGGGGATATGCAGCTTTTGAAAAAGGCGTGGTGGAGCAGGTATCTGTTAACAGGTCTATGGCGATGAAGGCGTCTGCTCCGGGAGAGAAACTGCCTGCAGAGCAGCGTTTTAGCCAGGCTTTAGGGAGTTTTTTTGCTGTGGCAGAAAGTTATCCGGATTTGAAGGCCAGTGAAAATTTCCGGCAGTTACAGGATGATCTTGCCCGGCTGGAGACTGAGATTGAATCGGCAAGACGTTATTATAATGCCAGTGTAAGAGAGAACAATATTCTCGTTGAAAGCTTTCCTGCCAGTGTTATAGCGGGGATGGGGAAGTTTGAGAAAGGTGACTATTTTGAGTTGGAGAACAATGATCATTTACAGGTGCCCCAGGTGTCTTTTAACGCTACCCGATGA
- a CDS encoding DEAD/DEAH box helicase, with protein sequence MQQKYSIEEIISYFDIDQLNSMQQASLAAPADQDIILLSATGSGKTLAFLLPMLQTLDSTNKQTQALIIAPSRELAQQIETVFKRMRTGLKVTCCYGGHLRETEENNLIEPPAVLIGTPGRLADHIRRGNITLPGITTLILDEFDKSLEAGFHDELSFIISSLPSIKKRMLISATESVEIPDFVNLNEPLELNFLGDAAADSNKLAIQYVLSDEKDKVDTLFRLICHLGNRLTIVFCNHRDAVERTSALLLEKGIYNEFYHGSMEQRDRDSALSKFRNGTVSVLVTTDLAARGLDIPFIRYIIHYHLPATQEIYTHRNGRTARMEASGTAILLLGPEEKIPDYITETVQPIELPEKAVLPEKPKWTTFFIAAGKKDKVNKIDIVGFLSNRGQLKKEDIGLIDVKDFFSFVAIRKSKASHTLQLIRNEKIKNKKVKIEIAK encoded by the coding sequence ATGCAACAGAAATATTCCATAGAAGAGATCATCAGCTATTTTGATATCGACCAGTTAAATAGCATGCAACAGGCATCGTTGGCCGCACCCGCAGATCAGGACATCATTCTCCTGTCCGCCACGGGCTCCGGCAAAACCCTTGCGTTCCTGCTGCCCATGTTACAAACACTCGACAGCACCAATAAACAAACCCAGGCACTGATAATAGCCCCTTCCCGCGAACTGGCTCAGCAAATTGAAACAGTCTTCAAACGCATGCGCACCGGCTTGAAAGTGACCTGCTGCTACGGCGGCCACCTTCGCGAAACAGAAGAAAATAACCTGATAGAACCACCGGCAGTGCTCATTGGGACGCCCGGACGCCTCGCCGATCATATTCGCAGAGGCAATATCACCCTCCCGGGTATCACCACACTCATACTGGACGAATTCGACAAATCGCTCGAAGCCGGATTTCACGATGAGCTCTCCTTTATTATATCGTCTCTCCCTTCCATCAAAAAAAGAATGCTGATCTCCGCCACAGAGTCAGTAGAGATCCCGGATTTCGTTAATCTGAACGAACCGCTCGAACTGAACTTCCTGGGCGATGCAGCAGCCGACAGCAACAAACTGGCAATCCAATACGTGCTGTCCGACGAAAAAGATAAAGTGGATACACTCTTCCGGCTCATCTGCCATCTCGGCAACCGCCTTACCATCGTATTCTGTAATCACCGCGATGCCGTAGAGCGCACCAGCGCATTACTGCTTGAAAAAGGGATCTATAACGAATTCTACCATGGCTCAATGGAGCAGCGCGACCGCGACAGCGCCCTCAGTAAATTCAGAAATGGCACCGTATCGGTACTGGTAACAACCGACCTGGCAGCCAGAGGCCTCGACATACCTTTTATCCGGTACATCATCCATTATCACCTGCCTGCCACCCAGGAGATCTATACCCATCGCAACGGAAGAACAGCACGTATGGAAGCCAGCGGTACCGCCATACTCCTGCTTGGTCCCGAAGAAAAGATCCCGGACTATATAACAGAAACAGTGCAGCCCATTGAATTGCCCGAAAAAGCAGTACTTCCGGAAAAACCCAAATGGACGACCTTTTTTATTGCAGCGGGCAAAAAAGACAAGGTGAATAAAATTGACATCGTCGGCTTCCTGTCGAACAGAGGACAATTAAAAAAGGAAGACATCGGTTTAATCGACGTGAAAGACTTCTTCTCATTTGTAGCCATCCGGAAATCAAAAGCCAGTCATACCCTTCAGCTTATCCGGAACGAAAAGATCAAAAACAAAAAAGTGAAGATTGAAATAGCAAAATAA
- a CDS encoding pyridoxal phosphate-dependent aminotransferase encodes MSKLKISNRGREMPASPIRKLVPYAEAAKKRGTIVYHLNIGQPDIETPKMVLDAVRHSEFKILEYSHSAGNESYRKKLVQYYNQVGVQVTPEQIIITTGGSEAILFGFMACLDAGDEVIIPEPFYANYNGFAVEADVKVVPISSSIHNGFALPAIEEFEKAITPRTKAIIICNPNNPTGYLYSKEEMLVLKELVTKHNLYLFSDEAYREFCYEGEHFSAMQLEGIEDHVVLMDTISKRYSACGGRIGAFVTRNKALIETVMKFAQARLSPPSFAQIAGEAAVDLPADYFDETKAAYKSRRDLIVERLNAMPGVFCPNPGGAFYAMAQLPVDDADVFCQWLLESFEYQKQTVMMAPASGFYGTPGLGKQEVRLAYVLNESAIDRAMNCLEEALKVYPGRTN; translated from the coding sequence ATGTCAAAACTAAAGATCAGTAACAGAGGCAGGGAAATGCCTGCTTCCCCTATAAGAAAGCTTGTGCCCTATGCCGAAGCTGCCAAGAAGCGAGGAACGATCGTATACCATTTAAACATTGGACAACCTGACATTGAAACTCCCAAAATGGTACTTGATGCGGTGCGTCATTCAGAATTTAAAATTCTGGAATACAGCCATAGTGCGGGTAATGAAAGCTACCGGAAAAAATTGGTTCAATATTATAACCAGGTAGGTGTTCAGGTAACTCCCGAACAGATCATTATTACCACCGGAGGGTCGGAAGCGATCCTGTTTGGATTTATGGCCTGTCTTGATGCGGGTGATGAGGTTATTATACCGGAGCCTTTTTATGCCAACTACAATGGTTTTGCTGTTGAGGCCGACGTTAAGGTAGTGCCTATTTCTTCCAGTATTCATAATGGCTTTGCTTTACCGGCAATTGAAGAGTTTGAGAAGGCTATCACGCCACGTACAAAGGCGATCATTATTTGTAATCCTAATAATCCTACAGGATATCTCTACAGTAAAGAAGAGATGCTTGTGCTGAAGGAGCTTGTTACCAAACACAATCTTTACCTGTTTTCGGATGAAGCTTATCGTGAATTTTGTTACGAAGGAGAGCATTTCAGCGCCATGCAGCTGGAGGGTATTGAAGATCACGTGGTACTGATGGATACCATCAGCAAAAGGTACAGCGCGTGTGGCGGCAGAATTGGGGCATTTGTTACCCGCAATAAAGCTTTGATTGAAACTGTGATGAAATTTGCGCAGGCAAGGTTAAGTCCACCCAGTTTTGCCCAGATAGCGGGTGAAGCGGCTGTTGATCTGCCGGCAGATTATTTTGATGAAACCAAGGCGGCTTATAAATCGAGGCGTGACCTGATTGTTGAGCGGCTTAATGCGATGCCAGGTGTGTTTTGTCCTAACCCGGGCGGCGCGTTTTATGCAATGGCGCAGCTTCCGGTGGATGATGCCGACGTATTTTGCCAATGGCTCCTGGAAAGTTTTGAATATCAAAAGCAGACCGTAATGATGGCGCCGGCCAGTGGTTTTTATGGTACTCCGGGCCTTGGGAAGCAGGAAGTAAGGCTCGCCTACGTATTAAATGAAAGTGCAATAGATAGAGCTATGAACTGCCTTGAAGAAGCGCTAAAAGTGTATCCCGGTAGAACTAATTAA
- a CDS encoding DUF1573 domain-containing protein: MKKLFLFACLLISAATFAQTTSTSPLEFKEVKHSFGKVPQNVPVTTTFTFTNTSDKTVIIENATAECGCTTPVYPKTPILKGKTGEIKVTYNAVAAGQFTKNVHVKIANVQQPVQLTISGEVVTAPAKTK; the protein is encoded by the coding sequence ATGAAGAAGTTGTTCCTGTTCGCGTGCCTGCTCATCTCTGCGGCTACATTTGCTCAAACCACGTCTACTTCACCGCTTGAGTTTAAGGAAGTAAAGCATTCTTTTGGTAAAGTGCCCCAGAATGTACCGGTTACCACTACATTCACTTTCACTAATACCAGCGATAAAACTGTTATTATTGAAAATGCTACTGCTGAATGTGGTTGTACTACGCCTGTTTATCCCAAAACTCCTATTTTGAAAGGAAAAACCGGCGAGATCAAGGTTACTTATAATGCAGTTGCTGCCGGCCAGTTTACAAAAAATGTTCATGTGAAGATTGCAAACGTGCAGCAACCAGTTCAGCTGACCATTTCCGGTGAGGTGGTTACTGCTCCTGCGAAGACGAAGTAA
- a CDS encoding DUF1573 domain-containing protein — MKKIACCLALLIAFGSLHAQTNTGTAPVQDIEKVISFSETDHDLGKIPYGKPVEFDLELKNISKDSVKIDNVQAGCGCTTPKWQAGPYAPGQKFKITLGFNGYTEGHFVKSVTVYFSNGLTKQLLFHGDTYKDQPAAKTK, encoded by the coding sequence ATGAAAAAAATAGCCTGTTGCCTGGCGCTTTTAATAGCTTTTGGCAGCCTTCACGCTCAAACCAACACTGGTACAGCACCTGTTCAAGACATCGAAAAGGTGATTTCGTTCTCGGAAACGGATCATGACCTGGGAAAGATCCCTTACGGCAAGCCTGTGGAATTTGACCTGGAGCTTAAAAATATCAGTAAAGATTCGGTAAAAATAGATAATGTTCAGGCTGGCTGCGGCTGCACTACGCCTAAGTGGCAGGCAGGTCCTTATGCTCCTGGTCAGAAATTTAAAATAACTTTGGGCTTTAACGGTTATACCGAAGGCCATTTTGTAAAGTCAGTGACTGTATATTTCTCTAATGGCCTTACGAAACAATTGTTATTCCATGGCGATACTTACAAGGATCAGCCAGCTGCGAAAACCAAGTAA
- a CDS encoding alpha-ketoacid dehydrogenase subunit alpha/beta: MNNTSADIQMSNDMLSYEGFRAEVLKDYKVALESREASLLGRREVLTGKAKFGIFGDGKELAQVAMAKFFQPGDWRAGYYRDQTFMFATGLATVEQFFAQLYADPDLKNEPFSMGRQMNGHFATRIVQDNGQWEPIADKLNVSSDISTTAGQMPRALGLAFASKAFREVAQLHSMEHLSRNGSEICFCTIGDASTSEGHFWEAVNAAGVLQVPLAIFVWDDGYGISVPTKYQTTKGSISAALKGFQKKDNTNGVDIYKVQGWDYAGMCEVFESALTRMRDTHVPAVFHVEEITQPQGHSTSGSHERYKSAERLEWEKEWDCIKKMREWIIENGIANEDELAAIDEAAKQMVKESKANAWRKYQQPIKEQVQEAVSLIRNMTVNDMEAYSKVQDLAKDLENNREPLRRHIMRSLALATEIAPGSPSVAEVKAYRKKLQQINDPLYNSLLYNEGEKSALKVPVVTPAIDETAPVINGYELLNKYFDQLFASNPSVLAFGEDVGKIGDVNQGFAGLQEKHGKNRIFDTGIRELTIIGQGIGLALRGLRPIAEIQYLDYLLYGLQPLSDDVATLHYRTGGQQSCPLIVRTRGHRLEGIWHSGSPMGMMLNALRGIYLCVPRNMVQAIGMYNTLLKANDPAIMVECLNGYRLKETMPANLLEYTVPLGVPEVIKEGADITVVSYGSTLRIVQDAAVRLQALGIDIEIIDVQTLLPFDTQHVIFGSLQKTNRIIFIDEDVPGGGAAYMFNKVMEEQGGYKWLDVAPRTLTAKAHRPAYGSDGDYFSKPNAEDVIEAIQDMMAE; this comes from the coding sequence ATGAACAATACATCTGCAGATATTCAAATGAGCAATGACATGCTCTCTTACGAAGGGTTCAGAGCAGAGGTGCTGAAAGACTACAAAGTAGCGCTGGAAAGTCGCGAAGCTAGTTTACTCGGTCGCCGCGAGGTATTGACAGGCAAGGCCAAGTTTGGCATTTTTGGTGACGGTAAAGAACTTGCCCAGGTAGCTATGGCTAAGTTTTTCCAGCCTGGCGACTGGCGCGCCGGTTATTATCGTGACCAGACTTTTATGTTTGCCACAGGTTTAGCTACAGTTGAACAGTTTTTTGCACAACTGTACGCCGACCCCGATCTTAAAAATGAGCCCTTTAGTATGGGCCGTCAGATGAACGGCCACTTCGCTACCCGCATCGTGCAGGACAATGGACAGTGGGAACCGATAGCCGATAAGCTGAACGTATCTTCCGATATTTCAACAACTGCAGGCCAGATGCCCAGAGCACTCGGCCTCGCATTCGCCTCGAAAGCATTCCGCGAAGTAGCACAACTGCATTCAATGGAGCACCTGTCGCGTAACGGCTCCGAAATATGCTTCTGCACCATTGGCGACGCCTCTACTTCGGAAGGCCATTTCTGGGAAGCCGTAAACGCCGCAGGCGTATTGCAGGTGCCCCTGGCCATTTTTGTATGGGACGACGGATATGGTATCTCCGTGCCTACAAAATACCAGACCACCAAAGGATCTATCTCAGCAGCACTGAAAGGATTCCAGAAAAAAGACAATACCAACGGAGTTGATATATATAAAGTACAGGGCTGGGATTATGCCGGCATGTGCGAAGTGTTTGAATCGGCGCTCACCAGAATGCGCGACACGCATGTTCCCGCAGTATTTCATGTCGAAGAAATAACACAGCCACAGGGCCACTCCACCTCCGGCAGTCATGAACGCTATAAATCGGCCGAAAGACTGGAATGGGAAAAAGAATGGGACTGTATCAAAAAAATGCGCGAATGGATCATCGAAAATGGCATTGCCAATGAAGATGAACTCGCCGCTATAGATGAAGCTGCCAAACAAATGGTGAAAGAAAGCAAGGCAAATGCCTGGCGCAAATACCAGCAGCCCATCAAGGAACAGGTGCAGGAAGCAGTGTCGCTGATCCGCAACATGACGGTGAACGACATGGAAGCCTACAGCAAGGTTCAGGACCTGGCCAAAGACCTGGAAAACAACCGCGAACCGTTGCGCCGCCATATCATGCGCTCATTGGCGCTTGCTACGGAAATTGCTCCCGGGTCGCCATCGGTAGCCGAAGTAAAGGCCTACCGGAAAAAACTGCAGCAAATCAACGATCCGCTCTATAACAGTCTCCTGTATAACGAAGGTGAAAAAAGTGCCCTCAAAGTACCGGTAGTAACTCCGGCCATCGATGAAACAGCACCGGTGATCAACGGCTACGAATTATTGAACAAATACTTCGACCAGCTCTTCGCCTCCAATCCTTCAGTACTGGCTTTTGGAGAAGATGTGGGTAAGATCGGGGACGTAAACCAGGGCTTCGCCGGGCTACAGGAAAAACACGGCAAAAACAGGATCTTCGATACCGGTATCAGGGAGCTCACGATCATAGGGCAAGGCATAGGACTCGCTTTACGCGGCTTAAGACCTATTGCCGAGATCCAGTATCTCGACTACCTGCTATACGGCCTTCAGCCGTTGAGCGACGATGTGGCAACGCTCCATTACCGTACAGGTGGCCAGCAAAGCTGTCCGCTTATTGTACGTACCCGTGGCCACCGCCTGGAGGGTATCTGGCATAGTGGCTCTCCAATGGGCATGATGCTTAACGCCTTACGTGGCATATATCTTTGCGTTCCGCGCAACATGGTACAAGCTATCGGCATGTATAATACACTGCTCAAAGCCAATGACCCGGCAATTATGGTGGAATGTTTGAATGGCTACCGCCTGAAAGAAACCATGCCCGCCAACCTGCTGGAATATACCGTTCCATTGGGTGTGCCCGAAGTAATAAAAGAAGGCGCCGATATCACGGTTGTATCTTACGGCTCCACACTCCGTATCGTTCAGGATGCAGCCGTACGTTTACAGGCATTAGGCATCGATATCGAGATCATCGACGTACAAACTTTACTTCCTTTCGATACACAGCATGTGATCTTCGGCTCATTGCAGAAAACCAACCGTATCATCTTTATCGATGAAGATGTGCCCGGAGGCGGCGCTGCATACATGTTCAACAAAGTAATGGAAGAACAGGGTGGCTACAAATGGCTCGACGTAGCGCCACGAACGCTCACGGCAAAAGCGCACCGCCCTGCATATGGCAGCGATGGCGATTACTTCAGCAAACCAAATGCAGAAGACGTCATAGAAGCCATCCAGGACATGATGGCGGAATAA
- a CDS encoding ferritin: MLSKTMQEALNQQVFMEAQSSQAYLAMASWAEIQPGLKGVTQFFFRHSEEERMHMLKLIHYINERGGFAVVPALEQPVLTFVSLKKAFEKLLDHELKVSGSINDLVDLSLKEKDYATHNFLQWYVNEQMEEERLARECNDKLELVGDDKSGLYLFDRDIMTMDQD, encoded by the coding sequence ATGCTATCGAAAACAATGCAGGAGGCTTTGAACCAACAGGTATTTATGGAAGCCCAGTCGTCGCAGGCTTACCTGGCCATGGCAAGCTGGGCTGAGATCCAGCCCGGATTGAAAGGTGTAACGCAGTTTTTCTTCAGACATAGTGAAGAAGAACGTATGCATATGTTAAAGCTCATTCATTATATCAATGAGCGTGGTGGTTTTGCCGTGGTCCCTGCTTTGGAACAGCCGGTGTTAACTTTTGTATCGCTCAAAAAGGCTTTTGAAAAGTTGCTGGATCATGAGCTGAAAGTGAGCGGCAGCATCAATGATCTTGTAGATCTGTCGTTGAAGGAGAAGGATTATGCTACTCATAATTTCCTTCAATGGTATGTAAATGAACAAATGGAAGAGGAGCGATTAGCCCGTGAATGTAATGATAAGCTGGAACTGGTGGGTGACGACAAGAGCGGCCTCTATTTGTTTGACAGGGATATTATGACAATGGATCAGGATTAG
- a CDS encoding alpha-ketoacid dehydrogenase subunit alpha/beta has translation MLAINEIARAYHLMATARAMGNLYENNRSTCKYVHSTSKGHEAIQIAVGMHLLPCDYVSPYYRDDSMLLSLGFTPHELMLQLMAKAEDPFSGGRSYYCHPSSLDETKPRIIHQSSATGMQAIPTTGIAQGLRFLEETASPLLVKGPDGELPVVLCSFGDNSITEGEVSEAFQFAVLKQLPIIYLVQDNQWGISVSAQEARAMNAYEYAAGFKGMHRMQVDGSDFVASYFALKEAVAFVRQKRAPLLIHASVPLLGHHTSGVRKEFYRSQKDLDKHALKDPFPALRRLMAMHGYQEEQISKIDEDAAVIVREAFDAVCAANEPDVEQVTAHVFAETPVTQELGVRQPQLGERVMMVDAALHAIEDIMRAHPECVLYGQDVGQRLGGVFREAATLADKFGTHRVFNTAIQEAYIIGSTIGMTAVGLKPIVEVQFADYIYPGLNQLVTEISKSCYLSHGKFPVPMILRVPTGAYGGGGPYHSGSIESTLLSVKGIKVVYPSNAADIKGLMKAAFYDPNPVVILEHKGLYWSKVPGTDPARMVEPASDYILPLGKAAVVTEATAACVDNGESACVITYGMGVYWAKAAAASFPGQIDVVDLRTLYPLDEALVFEVVKKHGRCLVLTEEQQNNSFAEALAYRITKACFNYLDGPVEVMGALNLPAVPINISLEAAMLPGEEKLRKRLAQLLQG, from the coding sequence ATGCTTGCCATTAACGAAATCGCCAGGGCGTATCATCTCATGGCGACCGCCCGGGCTATGGGGAACTTGTACGAGAATAACAGGAGTACCTGTAAATATGTACATTCTACTTCCAAAGGTCACGAAGCCATACAAATTGCTGTTGGCATGCATTTGTTGCCTTGCGATTATGTAAGTCCATATTACCGTGACGACAGTATGTTATTGTCGCTTGGATTTACGCCTCATGAACTGATGTTACAGCTGATGGCAAAGGCCGAAGACCCTTTTTCGGGAGGACGGTCTTATTATTGTCATCCTTCTTCACTTGACGAAACCAAACCCAGGATCATTCATCAGAGCAGTGCCACGGGGATGCAGGCTATTCCTACTACCGGCATTGCACAGGGGCTGCGTTTTCTCGAAGAAACAGCTTCTCCTTTATTAGTAAAAGGACCCGACGGTGAGCTGCCTGTGGTATTGTGTTCGTTTGGAGACAACAGTATTACTGAGGGCGAGGTTAGCGAGGCTTTCCAGTTTGCTGTACTAAAGCAGCTACCGATCATTTACCTGGTTCAGGATAATCAATGGGGCATTAGTGTGTCGGCCCAGGAGGCGCGTGCCATGAATGCTTACGAATATGCAGCCGGTTTTAAAGGCATGCACCGGATGCAGGTAGATGGAAGCGATTTTGTAGCCAGCTATTTTGCTTTAAAAGAGGCGGTAGCATTTGTAAGACAGAAGCGGGCTCCTCTGCTTATTCATGCCAGTGTGCCGCTGTTGGGGCATCATACCAGCGGGGTAAGGAAAGAGTTTTACCGGTCGCAGAAAGACCTGGATAAACATGCGCTGAAGGATCCATTTCCGGCTTTACGCCGCCTGATGGCGATGCATGGTTACCAGGAAGAGCAGATATCTAAAATTGACGAAGATGCGGCTGTCATTGTCCGGGAGGCGTTTGATGCTGTATGTGCTGCAAACGAACCGGATGTGGAGCAGGTTACCGCACATGTTTTTGCAGAGACCCCTGTTACGCAGGAACTTGGTGTACGCCAGCCCCAGTTGGGCGAAAGAGTAATGATGGTTGATGCGGCTTTGCATGCCATTGAAGATATTATGCGGGCGCATCCGGAATGTGTATTATATGGTCAGGATGTAGGGCAGCGGCTGGGCGGCGTGTTCCGTGAAGCTGCTACACTGGCTGATAAATTTGGTACGCATCGTGTTTTTAATACTGCCATACAGGAAGCTTATATTATTGGTTCTACCATTGGCATGACGGCAGTGGGGCTTAAACCTATCGTTGAAGTTCAGTTTGCCGATTATATTTATCCGGGGTTAAATCAACTGGTGACGGAGATTTCAAAGTCCTGCTATTTAAGTCATGGTAAGTTTCCGGTGCCAATGATCTTAAGGGTGCCTACCGGGGCTTATGGTGGCGGCGGGCCTTATCATAGCGGAAGTATAGAGTCAACTTTATTGTCGGTAAAAGGTATTAAGGTGGTTTATCCTTCGAATGCTGCTGATATAAAGGGGCTGATGAAGGCTGCATTTTATGACCCGAACCCGGTGGTGATACTGGAGCATAAGGGGCTTTACTGGAGTAAAGTGCCGGGTACCGATCCGGCACGCATGGTAGAGCCTGCTTCAGACTATATACTGCCATTAGGTAAGGCGGCGGTTGTTACCGAAGCTACGGCTGCGTGTGTTGATAATGGAGAATCGGCTTGCGTGATCACCTACGGTATGGGCGTATACTGGGCAAAAGCCGCAGCTGCCTCTTTTCCCGGACAGATAGATGTGGTAGATCTTCGTACGTTGTATCCATTAGATGAAGCGCTGGTGTTCGAGGTGGTTAAAAAACATGGACGTTGCCTGGTGCTGACTGAAGAGCAGCAGAATAATTCTTTTGCCGAAGCGCTGGCCTACCGGATCACTAAAGCCTGCTTCAATTATCTCGACGGGCCAGTGGAGGTAATGGGAGCTTTGAATTTGCCCGCTGTTCCTATTAATATTTCTCTTGAGGCCGCTATGCTGCCGGGAGAGGAGAAATTGAGAAAAAGACTTGCCCAATTGCTTCAGGGATAG
- a CDS encoding fumarylacetoacetate hydrolase family protein, giving the protein MKIFCVGRNYADHAKELNNDVPDEPVIFLKPKSALLQAHTPFYYPEFSNELHYEVELVLRISKNGKYIQERMASRYYDAISVGIDFTARDVQNELKSKGLPWEKAKAWDNSAVIGKWLPLIPELMKKSFNFSLTLNNQTVQRGNTSDMIFSFDKLVSNISQYFSLNIGDVIFTGTPAGVGECVVGDVLEGFLEQERMFELEIK; this is encoded by the coding sequence ATGAAAATCTTTTGTGTTGGTAGAAACTATGCAGATCATGCAAAGGAACTTAACAATGATGTTCCTGATGAGCCTGTTATCTTCCTTAAGCCTAAAAGTGCGCTATTGCAGGCGCATACGCCGTTTTACTACCCTGAGTTTTCCAATGAACTTCATTATGAAGTGGAGTTGGTGTTGCGTATTTCGAAAAACGGGAAATACATACAGGAGCGTATGGCTTCCCGTTATTACGATGCCATATCTGTGGGTATAGATTTTACTGCACGGGATGTGCAAAATGAACTAAAAAGTAAGGGACTTCCCTGGGAAAAAGCAAAGGCATGGGACAACTCTGCTGTTATTGGCAAGTGGTTACCCCTGATACCTGAGCTGATGAAAAAATCTTTTAACTTCTCTCTTACGCTGAATAATCAAACTGTACAGCGTGGGAATACCAGTGACATGATTTTTTCCTTTGACAAGCTGGTCTCTAATATCTCCCAGTATTTTTCGCTTAACATCGGTGATGTTATTTTCACCGGTACACCGGCAGGTGTTGGTGAGTGTGTGGTTGGAGATGTGCTGGAGGGCTTTTTGGAACAGGAAAGGATGTTTGAACTGGAGATAAAATAA
- the pth gene encoding aminoacyl-tRNA hydrolase: MSKFLIVGLGNIGQEYAHTRHNIGFDVVDAFAQKHGGVFRTDRLAEVAEVKWKGKIFVCIKPTTYMNLSGKAFRYWMDKEKIPMEQTLTIVDDLALPINKLRLRGGGSDAGHNGLKDIQAMLGTDKYPKLRFGIGNQYPKGMQIEFVLGKWFPEEVETVNKKILACTGIIEQFAQIGVEKTASQVNNLDFSK, encoded by the coding sequence GTTTCTGATCGTTGGATTGGGGAATATAGGGCAGGAGTATGCTCATACCCGGCATAATATAGGTTTTGATGTAGTGGATGCTTTTGCGCAGAAGCACGGTGGTGTTTTCAGGACCGACCGCCTGGCGGAAGTTGCCGAGGTAAAGTGGAAGGGAAAAATATTTGTATGTATCAAGCCCACCACTTACATGAATTTAAGTGGGAAAGCCTTCCGGTACTGGATGGACAAGGAAAAGATCCCTATGGAGCAAACGCTGACCATTGTGGATGATCTTGCGCTTCCCATCAATAAATTAAGGTTGCGGGGTGGGGGGAGCGATGCCGGGCATAACGGGCTAAAGGATATTCAGGCCATGTTGGGCACGGATAAGTATCCCAAATTACGCTTTGGTATTGGAAATCAATATCCTAAGGGGATGCAAATTGAGTTTGTGCTTGGAAAATGGTTTCCTGAGGAGGTGGAAACAGTGAACAAAAAGATACTGGCTTGTACCGGTATTATCGAGCAATTTGCCCAAATAGGGGTGGAAAAAACGGCAAGCCAGGTGAATAATTTAGATTTTTCGAAATAG